The region CGATTAACAAGAGTTTCACGCCGGCAGCGATTGCAAGCGGCGGATCCTCTGTCCTGACTATTGTTATTTCCAACCCGGGCACAAATCCGAGCGCTCTGACGGGCGTTTCCTTTACAGACGTTTTCCCAGTCGCTGGCGCGCCACCTGGAACGCCGGGGCCGATGACACTGCTAAACAATACGAGCACCAATACTTGTACGGCAGGCAGCACTGCCGGCACGCTACAGAATTCTGCCGGCGGCGCACTTGCCGTCGGCAACGTTGGTATTCGCATCAATCCCGCAGCCGGGGCGACCATCGCGCCAAACGGCAGTTGCACGATCACCGTAAATGTCACTGCTGCCGCGACAGGTAACTATGTCAATACGACATCAACGGTGGTATCTACTGCTCCCGCGCAGACTGGCACCACGGCCACCGCTACTCTCAGCGTTGCCAGATTGGGGATTGCCAAAGCATTCGCACCAACGACGATTGCCAACGGTGGCACATCCACCATCACCTTCACCATCTCGAATCCAACGGGTGGCGCGATCACCGGCCTGGCATTCGCCGATGCATTTCCCGTGGGCATGAGCATGTCATCGGCGATTGTTGGCGGTACATGCGGCGCAAGTGTCGTCAGCAATGCGGCGATCGGCGTCACGAATTTCGCTGTCACAGCCGGAAACGTACCGGTGGCTGGTTGCACCATTACGATCTCGGTCACCAGTAATGTGGCGGGCACGAGCAACAATCAATCCAGCGGCGCATCTTACGCCGGCTTCCCGACGCCGGGCGCGCCGAGCAATATCGCGACACTCGTGGTACAGGCCGCACCGACAGTGGTGAAAACATTTGCTCCGGTGGTCATTGCCCAGAATGGCACGTCGCTGTTGACCATTGCGCTCACAAACCCGAACTCGGTGAATATGACTGCGGCCAGTTTCACGGACACATATCCGGCTGGCATGCTGAATGCCATAGCGCCGGCTGGCGCGACGACCTGTCCGCTCGCCACCGTGACAGCCGCCGCATCAGGCCCCTCTGTAGCAATTTCAGGCGCAACCATCCCGGCGAACAGCACTTGTATCGTCACTGTCAATGTGACTTCCTCGAGCGCCGGCACGTACGTCAATACCTTCCCGGCGCTGGGATTAACGTCGAGTGGAGGCTCGAATGCCAATCCCGCGAGCGCAACGTTAACTGTGCTGCTGCCGCCGACAGTCGCGAAAGCGTTTTCGCCAACCGGAGTGGCCGTCAACGAAAACGCGACGATGACGATCACGCTGACCAATCCCAATTCAACGGCAATTACAGGCGCCGCATTTACTGATACCTACCCGCTAAATTTACGCAACGCTGTTGTTCCAGGCGCGTCAAGTACCTGTCCAGTCGGAACGGTTACGGCATCGCCGAACGCGACCAACCCGGGCTCGCTTGCATTCTCGGGCGGCACCATACCGGCGAACGGATCTTGTACGGTTACGGTGTCCGTGGTTTCCGCCGCTTCCGCGAATTACAACAACAGTACCGGCGCAGTCACGACCAGCAACGCGGGCACAGGTACCAGTGCGAACGCAATCCTGTCGGTCGGTGTGCCAGCCATTGCCAAGATATTCAGCCCCAACCCAATCCTGCTGGGCCTGAACAGCACGTTGACATTTACCCTCACCAATGGCACGCCCACATCGATGACCGGGGTTGCGTTCACGGATACGTTTCCTGTGGCGCCGGCTGCAATGACGATTGCAGCGCCGGTCGTTTCGACCAACACGTGTGGCGGCACCTTCGTACCCACCGGTGGCGCCGCCTCGATTACACTTTCTGGCGCGTCCATTCCGGCCGACAGTTCATGTACATTGAGTGTCGTCGTAGCTGCTCCAGCTGTCGGCACATACAACAATACTTCCGGAATCATTTCAGCCGCAGGCCCATTGAATGGGAATACTGCATCGGCGAGCCTGACGGTATTGCCCGCCCCGAACCTGGGGCTGGCCAAGAGCAACGGCAGCGCCAGCGTGACCGCTGGCGGCACCACCACCTACACACTCACCGTCAGCAACAGCGGCAACGTAGCCACGAGCGGCACCATCACCGTGGTCGACGTGCTGCCGGCGGGCATGACCATCGCGGCGGGCGCGGTCACGCTGGGGGGCGCCCAGGCGGCCAACTGGAGCTGTACCGCCGCCGGACAAAACATCACCTGCACCAGCGCCACCGCCATCGCTGCGGCCGGCAACAGCATCTTCAGCTTCACGCCGGGCATCAGCGCCGGCACCACCGGCACGCTGACCAACCCGGCAAAGTGGGTGGTGGTGGCGACCCGACCAACCCGGCGGCGCCGACACCGGCCACGGCGGGCGTGTGTACCGGCACCAATGTGCCGAGCGAAGGCTGCGCTGTCGATGGGCCGGACACGGTCAACGCGCCCAGCCTGGGGCTGGCCAAGAGCAACGGCAGCGCCAGCGTGACCGCTGGCGGCACCACCACCTACACACTCACCGTCAGCAACAGCGGCAACGTAGCCACGAGCGGCACCATCACCGTGGTCGACGTGCTGCCGGCGGGCATGACCATCGCGGCGGGGGTGCTGGGGGCGCAGGCGGCCAACTGGAGCGTACCGCCGCCGGACAAAACATCACCTGCCCGCCACCCCCGCGCGGCCGGCAACAGCATCTTGCTTCACGCGGGCATAGCGCGGACACCGGCACGCTGACCAACCCGGCAAAAGTGGGTGGTGGCGGCGACCCCAACGGCGGCGCGAGGCGGCGGTGTGTACCGGCACCAATGGCCGAGCGAAGGCTGCGCTGTCGATGGGCCGGACACGGTCAACGCGCCCAGCCTGGGGCTGGCCAAGAGCAACGGCAGCGCCAGCGTGACCGCTGGCGGCACCACCACCTACACACTCACCGTCAGCAACAGCGGCAACGTAGCCACGAGCGGCACCATCACCGTGGTCGACGTGCTGCCGGCGGGCATGACCATCGCGGCGGGCGCGGTCACGCTGGGGGGCGCCCAGGCGGCCAACTGGAGCTGTATCGCCGCCGGACAAAACATCACCTGCACCAGCGCCACCGCCATCGCCGCGGCCGGCAACAGCATCTTCAGCTTCACGCCGGGCATCAGCGCCGGCACCACCGGCACGCTGACCAACCCGGCAAAAGTGGGTGGTGGCGGCGACCCCACCAACCCGGCGGCGCCGACACCGGCCACGGCGGGCGTGTGTACCGGCACCAATGTGCCGAGCGAAGGCTGCGCTGTCGATGGGCCGGACACGGTCAACGCGCCCAGCCTGGGGCTGGCCAAGAGCAACGGCAGCGCCAGCGTGACCGCTGGCGGCACCACCACCTACACCTCACCGTCAGCAACAGCGGCAACGTAGCCACGAGCGGCACCATCACCGTGGTCGACGTGCTGCCGGCGGGCATGACCATCGCGGCGGGCGCGGTCACGTGGCGGCGCCCAGGCGGCCAACTGGAGCTGTATCGCCGCCGGACAAAACATCACCTGCACCAGCGCCACCGCCATCGCCGCGGCCGGCAACAGCATCTTCAGCTTCACGCCGGGCATCAGCGCCGGCACCACCGGCACGCTGACCAACCCGGCAAAAGTGGGTGGTGGCGGCGACCCCACCAACCCGGCGGCGCCGACACCGGCCACGGCGGGCGTGTACCGGCACCAATGTGCCGAGCGAAGGCTGCGCTGTCGATGGGCCGGACACGGTCAACGCGCCCAGCCTGGGGCTGGCCAAGAGCAACGGCAGCGCCAGCGTGACCGCTGGCGGCACCACCACCCACACACTCACCGTCAGCAACAGCGGCAACGTAGCCACGAGCGGCACCATCACCGTGGTCGACGTGCTGCCGGCGGGCATGACCATCGCGGCGGGCGCGGTCACGCTGGGGGGCGCCCAGGCGGCCAACTGGAGCTGTACCGCCGCCGGACAAAACATCACCTGCACCAGCGCCACCGCCATCGCTGCGGCCGGCAACAGCATCTTCAGCTT is a window of Betaproteobacteria bacterium DNA encoding:
- a CDS encoding DUF11 domain-containing protein encodes the protein MTAGGTTTYTLTVSNSGNVATSGTITVVDVLPAGMTIAAGVLGAQAANWSVPPPDKTSPARHPRAAGNSILLHAGIARTPAR
- a CDS encoding DUF11 domain-containing protein, coding for MAATPTAARGGGVYRHQWPSEGCAVDGPDTVNAPSLGLAKSNGSASVTAGGTTTYTLTVSNSGNVATSGTITVVDVLPAGMTIAAGAVTLGGAQAANWSCIAAGQNITCTSATAIAAAGNSIFSFTPGISAGTTGTLTNPAKVGGGGDPTNPAAPTPATAGVCTGTNVPSEGCAVDGPDTVNAPSLGLAKSNGSASVTAGGTTTYTSPSATAAT